The stretch of DNA atgcaaatgagcagaaaaaccagcaacaaaaaaaacgatgAGCAGAAACCGAAATCAACGCAAAAAATTTCACATAGTCAGCTGCTacagcagaaaataaataaaatcagaCGCGCCAGACGGGTAATAATTATCCAAAGAAATTATAGCTGccttgggtgtgtgtgtgtgtgtgtgtgtgtgtgtgtgtgtgtgtgtatctgtgtgctggTGAAATGCGAGACTAAGACGCGACGCGGCAGAGAGCAAGTTTTAAGGTGCTAAAAATtatgctgccagccagcagcagattaTGAAATATGCCAGCATGCACCGCCGACCTACCGACAGGAGGGCCCCGCCGACTACAAGATCCGTTTAAGATACTTTACTGTGGCTTAAGCCCCAATAGAGTAGAGCCTCCGTGGAGTGTATTAGCCTGAAGAAAGACACACAGAGCGGCCATAAAATCCAGGTAAATCGTATCATGCTGTGCCGCCAATTAAGAAAAGCAAACGGCAACTGTGCGAATACTCTTCTAAGCTGAGCGGATATTAGGGTATCCCGTGGTCGAAGCTTGAATTTCAGCATTCTTTTGGCTTGAATCGGGATTGGATTCGGCCTATCCCATTGAACGCGTTGAGGTTACTCGTTTAAAGTCTGGCTGGTTAAGTCGTTTGTTAGGAGGCGGCCACATCGGAAAAGGGAGAATGCCAAaggctctcctcctcctctcctctctttttttgttggtgtaaCTTACACTGTGCTGCAGATTGttgcttctgcctgctgctgttgctgttgcggtttCAATTGACTGACAGTCGACGGGGGGGTGGTGCGCGGATGCGGGACAGGAATAGACGCGTTCCGGTATCAGTGTCGTTTCCCGTGCGTTTTCCAGTCAGctttttctcgcttttttgttgttagaGAACGAACGATTTCGCGTGagtatttgttttctttcgattttgttaggtAGACGCACTTCACTTGGAAGACTTGGTGTAAAAAAAACTAGAGCTTAGAAGTAAACAATATCTCGTGTGAATCACTTGCTTCTTCTGTTATTTACTCAATATTATTTGCTTGTTAATTGGTTTCGTTGTTACAAACTGGAATTTTCGGTCGATTTTTTTCATATATCTTTCTTTTTGTCGGGGGGTCGTTTAGAAAGTGGGTTAACTGATCGGACAGCTCTCCTCtatgtatgcaaattattGGGTTTGAACTGCACCCGTCACGTGCACTCAAttgatttgattcgatttatTACGGCAATTTTCAACTTTATTCAACTTTGTAATCTTGGCGTTGTTGCTGGAGACACTACAATGCGAAATTGTGGTTCGGATCTCCCACTCCGGGCGCTATAATACAACTTGATCTTCCGCTTGGGACGTTTGCACTCCAACTCGTTTCGTTTGCGAGTGAACGGTGAACGCTGCGAACGCTgtgaacgaatgaatgaatgaatcacaATCTTCGTCGTGTTATTCGAGTGAgttttttatttgagtttttattttcggtTAATGCAGATATATTTCTAACCGCTCTCAAGAGTCAAATCGTAAACATACTTGCTATTAGATGGCATTATGAAGGATCTAGGAcattggaatattttttgaaCAGAACAACATCTTTAGtttaaaatacacacataaaatacaaattagcataataaaattacatttgaaaCTCCAAAAATCTTAAATTAAGATCAGTTGGATTCTAGATATTCGTTGAGTTTGAAAGAAACACTCAAAACTTAAGTCACTCAAGACACGATCGGTCATGTTGCCCAATTCCACTCGCATGTTGCCGTACTCATGTTGCCAGCAAACCGGTTCCTGTGCTGGCTATTGTTGAGTGTCGATCTTTTATGTACCCTCTTTGCTCTAATTTATGTTGAGTCTCTTGTTTTATAAGCTGCTTCTCAATTTAATAATCATGCATTTAATGCAGATTCATGCATTTAATGCAGATTCAGGCATTTAATTCTAAAATGTTCCTATATTGTTCCCGAATCtattctctttctctgatTTGTTCATGTTTCCCCAAATATGTTACATATCGCCAAATCATACAACATCTCCATATTAAAGGGtatttaaaatgttgccaCATTTTGGTTGCATGTTGCTGAAAGATGCCCAGTCTGCATAAAACTGTACAAAAAAGTGCCACACTTGATTCATTTTGGATCGATAACTATTTAATAGTATCGAGTTCAAATCCAAtgcaaaaccaacaaattttACACATAAACCGCTTTGATACCATTTAAATTCCTTGTTTTATAAACTAGACTACTGATAAGTATTATTAAAAATGATAAAAGGTGAAACAGAGTTTTGTGGTTCTGGTATTGTTAACGGAAGCTGAACTCCAACTCCAGGTAGGCAAGGCCAGTCAAACGCCAGCACATGGACACGCTCAGGGCGATCAGGGAATATTACCAGATGTATGTCGCTTCCTTCATGTTATCCAAGAGCATTTTCCTTGAGTTGGAACACATGCAGCTTTATCTGTGTTCCCTTCCACCCTATCTGATTTGGCCATATCCTTTTCCTCTTCCAGCTctgaaaaataccaaaaatgtCTTCAAATTATTGATTACATTTGTTTACCAAAATTATTGTATCCACCTTCGTAGTTATTTGTTTAAGTTGAAGCCGAGAGTGTGCAGGAGAATCTGCCGGTTTTACTCCCCGAAGTGGTAAAATCTACATGGATTTGGGCGTAGTTGGTTCGAGAGTAACTAGTCTCGGATATTTGCCTCTTGCCACAATAAGTATTCGTACTCTGCAGAACCCCATCTCCGTGGTACCTCTTGACAACGAATTTGTTATTGATGCATCCATTTggctaataaataaaatgcaaattatcaCCAAATATTGGATGCTGTTTCGCGGGCACTTACATCCCTTGGAATGTCAATTTGGCAGGTTAGGATCAATTTGTTATTAGCCCAAGAGCTGGTAGCTTGCATCTTGCATTTGGTGCCTGGTGTGTATTTTTCGGGATACCTGGGGGATCGGAAATAGAACGATTGTCCAGTCACAACCGCCTGTCTAAAGTCACAGTCCCCTGTCTGCCCACTGGCCAACAAGATGGGGGCGAGCAGCAAGCTACTCAGTACTCCGATTAAGATGTTCATTTGCTCAAAACTTGTCGCCCTAGAAGCCACCACTCAAATGGTTAAGCCAGGCAATGGTTCTTGGAATATATAAAGGCTACTTAATATGAACTGTTTCAATGCAAATCTCAGCCAGCTGTTCAATTAGCAGCTACAATTGTTCATCGACCTTATGCAGGTTGAATGTCTACAGAAAtctttttataaatattcaactTACTTtctgcacaaacaaaagaaattacaaCTGgccgcaaaacaaaatgcatttcatttgaaatgactttaatttgtttaatttactTTAACGTGATTTACATTTCGAATCGACGCGCTCTCGAGTGAGGTGCGGGTAGGGGCTCTTAGTGGTGTCCCTGTTTCTCGGCCTCGATTTGCTCCTTGGACTTGTAGCCGACCTGCTCCTCGGGGGTGTGAGGCCAGAAGGTTGGCTTGTTGAGGGGGTCCAGTGCGCTGTCGGGGAATGCATCGCGGTAATCCTCCATGGTCATCTGATCGTATGGCAGCAGCGACTTCAGATGGGCAATCTCCTTCTGGTAGTTCTGGATGCGCTGCTCCGAGACCTTCTTGTAGGAAGCAATCTCCGACTGCGACTCCTTGATCTCGGCGTCCACCTGGGGCGAGACTGTGTCCTTGGGGTAGGGCACGGTAAGGGCATCGTACTGCTTCTGGAAGCTATCGACGAGGCCGGCCACGGGCACCATAGCCTTGTAGTAGGCCCAGTCAATCTTCGGTGGGCTCTCGGGATTGGCCATCACGGCGCGCACATAGATGTCCGCCTTGGTCTTGAAGGCGCCGAAGCTGGTCTTCTGGTTGGCGGGCACACGCTCGGCCAGAGCGGACCAGTTTATGGAGGATTGGGCGATGCGGCGAGCGGCCATTCTGTAGCACAAATACTgaaaaaacgcaacaaaaacataaattagatGAGGTTAGGTTCTcagagtggaaatggaaatgtaatgCCAGTCGGTATTCCTTAAGCACAAATAGTTGCTCTGGATTGTGCGGCTTGAGTCCCATCTGCTACGTTACATATTATGCACTTTCCATTCCACAGAAAATTATGCGTGCAGAAATTATGTAATTTTGCCGTGGCAGCACCCTTCCGACTTGTTAGGGTCGGAAAAGTGCGTATTCCTTGGGGTTCCATTTAGTTGGATATCCATTAAGATTAAGTAAATCTTGTGGCACATTACTCAAGTAGTTTTATATAGTTATTTCCAACATACTTAAATTTGTTCGAAGATTTAAGATTTAAGAATTCCTGCACCAACacttactttttttttaacagtgtgaccgcgtaGTTATCGTCAGCccaaatataccgaaaataccatttattttttaaaatataccgtaatattCT from Drosophila subobscura isolate 14011-0131.10 chromosome O, UCBerk_Dsub_1.0, whole genome shotgun sequence encodes:
- the LOC117898797 gene encoding uncharacterized protein LOC117898797: MNILIGVLSSLLLAPILLASGQTGDCDFRQAVVTGQSFYFRSPRYPEKYTPGTKCKMQATSSWANNKLILTCQIDIPRDPNGCINNKFVVKRYHGDGVLQSTNTYCGKRQISETSYSRTNYAQIHVDFTTSGSKTGRFSCTLSAST
- the LOC117898796 gene encoding ATP synthase subunit d, mitochondrial, whose amino-acid sequence is MAARRIAQSSINWSALAERVPANQKTSFGAFKTKADIYVRAVMANPESPPKIDWAYYKAMVPVAGLVDSFQKQYDALTVPYPKDTVSPQVDAEIKESQSEIASYKKVSEQRIQNYQKEIAHLKSLLPYDQMTMEDYRDAFPDSALDPLNKPTFWPHTPEEQVGYKSKEQIEAEKQGHH